The Mycolicibacterium aurum genome segment TGCGGCGGCCCTGGTGGATGCGTCGTCGCAGGCGCAGATGGTCTGTGTGGGATCTGTCGGCATCGGACGCTATGCCCGATCGATTCTGGGATCGGTCGCTGCGGAGCTGGCCGAGAAGGCCGCGTGCCCCGTCGCGGTGATCCGACCGGACTCCGACGCGGGAACCCACCACGACTCCGGATGGATCATCGTTGCGGACAACGAGAAGCCCGACAACCACGCCGTCGTGGAGCAGGCGATGCGGGAGGCGACCATTCGTCAGGCGCCGGTGCTGCTGCTCGGAACCGACGGACGGCCGGAGTCACACGCCGCGCTCGAGCGCGAGATCGGCGACTGGAAGTCCCGCTATCCGGACGTGCGCGTCTACCCGATCGCCAACCGGGCCGAGGTCACCCATTTTCTCAAAAAGCATCACGAGCACGTGCTTCTGGCGGTGATCGGTAGCAGCGAGGCCGGCGAGGTCGCCGACATCGTGGGTCACGGGCACGCCCTCTTCCCGCACAGTGCATCGTCGGCCCTGGTGGTGCGACCTCGATGCGCGTGACCGGCGCGGCGAGGACCGACGGCGACCCTCTTGGTGACCAAAGGCCCCTCCGCCGGGGGTGGCCTCGGCCATAGCGTCGAGGTCAGGCACGGGTCCATTTCGCACAGACAGGGAGTCGCACATGACCACGTCCCCAACCGACCTCGGGATTCTCGTGGGCATCGACGGCTCCCCCGAGGCGCACGCCGCGCTCCGGTGGGCTACCGAGGAGGCGGTCTTGCGGCAGTGCCCGATCACGCTGATGCACGTCGTGGCGCCCATCGTGGTCACCTGGCCGATCGAGTCGGTCGTCATGAGCTTCACCGAATGGCAGGAAGAGAACGCGAAACACGTCATCGAGCAGGCCCGGGAAACGGTGCGTGGCTCGGTCGATGCCGCGTCGGCGCCGCCGGTGCATGTCCGGCTCCGCCACGACGGCATCGTCCCCGAGTTGACCGAGGCGTCCGCCTCGGCACGGATCATGGTGATCGGCAGCCGGGGCCTGGGTCCGGTGGGTGGGGTGGTACTGGGCGCAGTCAGCCGGACCCTGCTGCACCACGCCAGATGCCCGGTCGTGGTCGCAAAGGAGGGGGTGGTGAGAAAGTCGGACCGCTCCCGTCCCGTCCTGCTCGGCATCGACGGGTCCCCGGCATCGGAGGCCGCCATCGCTTTCGCCTTCGACGAAGCCTCCCGCCGAGGCGTGGACCTCATCGCGTTGCACGCGTGGAGCGATGTCGCTGTGTTTCCGCTGCTCGGCATGGACTGGCACAAGTACGAACAGGAAGGCCACGAAATTCTTGCCGAGCGTCTCGCCGGATGGCAGGAGAAGTACCCGGACGTGCATGTGAGTCGCCGCATCGTCTGCGACAGACCCGCACGTTGGTTGATCGACGAAGCCAAGGACGCGCAGCTCGTGGTGGTCGGGAGCCGCGGGCGCGGTGGGATCGCCGGGATGTTGCTCGGGTCGGTCAGCACCGCGGTCGCGGAGTCCGCGATGGCGCCGGTTGCCGTGATCCGCAGCTGAGGTGCGACAAGTGATGTCATGTACCGGAGGTGCGACATGAACGACGCGGCGGTAGACGTCGATGTCATCAAAGATGCCGTCACATTGGCAGGCCGCGCCCCGTCACTGCACAACAGTCAACCGTGGCGCTGGGTTGCCACCACGGACTCGGTCCAGCTCTTCCTGGACAGGAGCCGGGCGCCCAAATACACCGACACCAGCGG includes the following:
- a CDS encoding universal stress protein, coding for MNAATLPVIAGIDGSTTAMTAAYWAVQEAAGRDAPLRLVYVTKTTHSAAEYAEDVRKGHACLHEARTAIEAMGTPVTIETAVVDGPPAAALVDASSQAQMVCVGSVGIGRYARSILGSVAAELAEKAACPVAVIRPDSDAGTHHDSGWIIVADNEKPDNHAVVEQAMREATIRQAPVLLLGTDGRPESHAALEREIGDWKSRYPDVRVYPIANRAEVTHFLKKHHEHVLLAVIGSSEAGEVADIVGHGHALFPHSASSALVVRPRCA
- a CDS encoding universal stress protein; amino-acid sequence: MTTSPTDLGILVGIDGSPEAHAALRWATEEAVLRQCPITLMHVVAPIVVTWPIESVVMSFTEWQEENAKHVIEQARETVRGSVDAASAPPVHVRLRHDGIVPELTEASASARIMVIGSRGLGPVGGVVLGAVSRTLLHHARCPVVVAKEGVVRKSDRSRPVLLGIDGSPASEAAIAFAFDEASRRGVDLIALHAWSDVAVFPLLGMDWHKYEQEGHEILAERLAGWQEKYPDVHVSRRIVCDRPARWLIDEAKDAQLVVVGSRGRGGIAGMLLGSVSTAVAESAMAPVAVIRS